One genomic region from Pempheris klunzingeri isolate RE-2024b chromosome 4, fPemKlu1.hap1, whole genome shotgun sequence encodes:
- the mlf1 gene encoding myeloid leukemia factor 1, with protein MFNSLLRDVDEDPFFSDPFRAHREHMRQMMRSFSEPFGGPLMPSITDGRNRGRDMVEHSGSPQALTGGHRDMSRSLLPFGSMDDTDMMRNPLSMFDSMMANMKNRMGDIHRNFENMSTDSNTHSFSSSSVMTYSKVGNEPPKVFQATSSTRRAPGGIKETRQALKDSESGLEKMAIGHHIQDRGHVVERKYNKKTGEKEFNQDFQNLDESEAQSFDDEWQQEVSKFQPSGPMSRPEDPRLRGVHRAALTGPEQAHRDPSKSKAEGKGNMKGSDSTKQ; from the exons ATGTTCAACAGTCTGCTCAGGGATGTTGACGAGGATCCGTTCTTCTC GGATCCATTCCGGGCTCACAGGGAACATATGCGGCAGATGATGCGCAGCTTCTCTGAGCCCTTCGGCGGGCCCTTAATGCCCAGTATAACAGATGGAAGAAACCGTGGTCGTGACATGGTGGAGCACTCTGGCTCACCCCAGGCACTGACAGGTGGACACAGG GATATGAGCCGGTCATTGTTGCCCTTTGGCAGTATGGACGACACG gacatgATGAGGAACCCTTTAAGCATGTTCGACAGTATGATGGCCAACATGAAAAACAGGATGGGGGACATTCACAGAAACTTT gagaaCATGTCCACAGACTCAAACACCCACTCATTCAGCTCCTCATCAGTCATGACATATTCAAAAGTTGGAAATGAGCCTCCCAAGGTCTTCCAGGCGACCTCATCAACACGCCGTGCCCCTGGAGGG ATCAAGGAGACCCGGCAAGCACTTAAAGACTCTGAGAGTGGTCTGGAGAAGATGGCCATTGGTCATCACATCCAGGACAGGGGACATGTTGTTGAGAGGAAATACAACaagaaaacaggagagaagGAGTTCAACCAGGACTTCCAGAATTTGGATGAAT CTGAAGCACAGTCTTTTGACGATGAGTGGCAGCAGGAAGTGTCCAAGTTTCAGCCATCTGGCCCCATGTCTCGCCCGGAGGACCCCCGACTGCGCGGTGTTCACCGGGCAGCCCTGACTGGACCTGAGCAGGCCCACCG TGACCCATCAAAGAGTAAGGCTGAGGGGAAAGGCAACATGAAAGGCTCAGATtcaacaaaacagtaa
- the med29 gene encoding mediator of RNA polymerase II transcription subunit 29 yields MASQQQQHQQPQPGGPMSQPGLQQPTSLQQQQQQQQQQQQLSQQQDFDPVHRFKMLIPQLKESLQNVMKIASLNLAHNTSIDNGIKSSDTSVQRFDKSLEEFYALCDQLELCLRLAYECLSQSIDSAKHSPNLVPTATKPDTVQTESMSYAQYLGMIKSQISCAKDIHNALLECSKKIAGKVQPQGIM; encoded by the exons ATGGcgtctcagcagcagcagcaccagcagccgCAGCCCGGTGGGCCAATGTCTCAGCCCGGACTACAGCAGCCCACTtcattacaacaacaacaacaacaacaacaacaacagcagcagttgagTCAACAGCAAGACTTTGACCCAGTCCACAGATTTAAGATGCTTATTCCTCAGCTGAAGGAGAGTTTACAG AATGTAATGAAGATTGCATCCCTGAATCTGGCCCATAACACGTCCATTGACAACGGCAT CAAAAGCAGTGACACCTCTGTTCAGCGCTTTGACAAAAGCCTGGAGGAGTTTTACGCCCTTTGCGATCAACTGGAGCTGTGTTTG CGGCTGGCCTATGAGTGCCTCTCTCAGAGCATTGACAGCGCCAAACATTCACCCAACCTGGTCCCGACAGCCACCAAGCCGGACACAGTGCAGACAGAGTCCATGTCTTATGCCCAGTACCTCGGCATGATCAAGTCTCAGATTTCCTGTGCCAAAGACATCCACAATGCTTTGCTGGAGTGCTCCAAGAAGATCGCAGGAAAGGTACAGCCTCAGGGAATCATGTAG